The following coding sequences are from one Brienomyrus brachyistius isolate T26 chromosome 15, BBRACH_0.4, whole genome shotgun sequence window:
- the LOC125709280 gene encoding mesoderm induction early response protein 1-like isoform X4 gives MAEPSFGSSSPAGGSAASDDQEFDPTAEMLVHDFDDERTLDEEEMLEEETNISTEIDDLAREGEMPIQELLNMYGYGSGGSPEVAEEEDDEREEEAEEYADDVTDENSRSTGDLNRLSGERAKDMSVQEDEIQSSNGERTPFVSSHAELIRPRRCKYFESNEDESEDDEDYVPSEDWKKEIMVGSMYQAETPSGLCKYRDNEKVYENEDQLLWDPQSLPENKVVEFLAEASKRTGEEKGVDAIPEGSHIKDNEQALYELVKCNFDTDEALRQLRFSVKAARELSVWTEEECRNFEQGLRAYGKDFHLIQANKQTRIGKRKYNLHPGVTDYMERLLDETESTASSYAASPPQTSSTSDRDDSCFQNGTSHETGDDRSGGPDGVRDEEAQKNGPTHGQEHCSSDKDTNGCCSEDSQNHSKSGFEENHRAGSYEDAGPENPVKKRRTDSSSQGGPDPNMSKAEDH, from the exons ATGGCGGAG cCCTCCTTTGGGAGTTCAAGCCCAGCAG GAGGTTCTGCTGCCTCAGATGACCAAGAGTTTGATCCCACCGCGGAGATGCTTGTCCATGACTTTGACGATGAAAGGACCTTGGATGAAGAGGAGATGCTGGAAGAAGAAACCAATATTAGCACTGAAATTGATGACCTTGCCCGT GAGGGTGAAATGCCAATACAGGAGCTATTGAACATGTACGGATATGGGAGCGGCGGGTCGCCTGAGGTGGCcgaggaagaggatgatgagagggaggaggaagcagaggagtACGCGGATGACGTGACGGACGAGAACAGCAGGAGCACGGGGGACCTGAACCGGCTCTCG GGTGAGCGGGCAAAGGACATGTCGGTCCAAGAGGACGAGATCCAGTCCTCGAATGGCGAACGGACCCCATTTGTCTCCTCGCATGCGGAGCTGATCCGTCCACGGAGGTGCAAGTACTTCGAAA GCAATGAAGACGAATCGGAGGATGACGAAGATTACGTTCCCTCTGAGGACTGGAAAAAG GAGATCATGGTGGGATCCATGTACCAGGCTGAAACACCTTCTGGGCTTTGCAAATATAGAGACAATGAGAAAG TTTACGAAAATGAAGATCAGCTGCTTTGGGACCCACAGTCCCTCCCTGAGAACAAAGTGGTGGAGTTTCTCGCAGAAGCCTCCAAGCGTACAGGCGAGGAGAAAGGAGTGGACGCCATTCCGGAAGGATCTCACATCAAGGACAACGAGCAG GCCCTTTATGAACTGGTGAAATGCAATTTTGATACAGATGAAGCCTTAAGGCAACTGCGGTTCAGCGTAAAAGCTGCCAGAG AACTGTCAGTTTGGACTGAGGAAGAGTGTCGGAATTTTGAACAAGGATTAAGAGCTTACGGGAAGGATTTTCATTTAATACAAGCAAACAAG CAAACCAGAATTGGCAAAAGGAAATACAATCTTCACCCAGGTGTTAC GGATTACATGGAGCGGCTGCTGGACGAGACCGAGAGCACGGCTTCCAGTTACGCCGCCTCTCCCCCTCAGACCTCGTCCACCTCGGACCGAGACGACAGCTGCTTCCAGAACG GTACGAGTCATGAGACTGGAGATGACCGGAGCGGCGGCCCAGACGGGGTCAGGGACGAGGAGGCGCAGAAGAACGGCCCCACTCACGGCCAAGAACATTGCTCCTCGGACAAAGACACCAACGGCTGCTGCAGCGAGGACTCTCAGAACCACAGCAAATCTGGGTTTGAGGAGAACCACCGTGCCGGTTCCTATGAGGATGCTGGGCCTGAGAACCCTGTCAAAAAACGCAGGACGGACAGCAGCTCCCAGGGGGGCCCTGATCCCAACATGAGCAAGGCTGAGGATCACTGA
- the LOC125709280 gene encoding mesoderm induction early response protein 1-like isoform X2: MAEPSFGSSSPAGGSAASDDQEFDPTAEMLVHDFDDERTLDEEEMLEEETNISTEIDDLAREGEMPIQELLNMYGYGSGGSPEVAEEEDDEREEEAEEYADDVTDENSRSTGDLNRLSGERAKDMSVQEDEIQSSNGERTPFVSSHAELIRPRRCKYFESNEDESEDDEDYVPSEDWKKEIMVGSMYQAETPSGLCKYRDNEKVYENEDQLLWDPQSLPENKVVEFLAEASKRTGEEKGVDAIPEGSHIKDNEQALYELVKCNFDTDEALRQLRFSVKAARELSVWTEEECRNFEQGLRAYGKDFHLIQANKVRTRSVGECVAFYYMWKKSERYDFFAQQTRIGKRKYNLHPGVTDYMERLLDETESTASSYAASPPQTSSTSDRDDSCFQNGTSHETGDDRSGGPDGVRDEEAQKNGPTHGQEHCSSDKDTNGCCSEDSQNHSKSGFEENHRAGSYEDAGPENPVKKRRTDSSSQGGPDPNMSKAEDH; the protein is encoded by the exons ATGGCGGAG cCCTCCTTTGGGAGTTCAAGCCCAGCAG GAGGTTCTGCTGCCTCAGATGACCAAGAGTTTGATCCCACCGCGGAGATGCTTGTCCATGACTTTGACGATGAAAGGACCTTGGATGAAGAGGAGATGCTGGAAGAAGAAACCAATATTAGCACTGAAATTGATGACCTTGCCCGT GAGGGTGAAATGCCAATACAGGAGCTATTGAACATGTACGGATATGGGAGCGGCGGGTCGCCTGAGGTGGCcgaggaagaggatgatgagagggaggaggaagcagaggagtACGCGGATGACGTGACGGACGAGAACAGCAGGAGCACGGGGGACCTGAACCGGCTCTCG GGTGAGCGGGCAAAGGACATGTCGGTCCAAGAGGACGAGATCCAGTCCTCGAATGGCGAACGGACCCCATTTGTCTCCTCGCATGCGGAGCTGATCCGTCCACGGAGGTGCAAGTACTTCGAAA GCAATGAAGACGAATCGGAGGATGACGAAGATTACGTTCCCTCTGAGGACTGGAAAAAG GAGATCATGGTGGGATCCATGTACCAGGCTGAAACACCTTCTGGGCTTTGCAAATATAGAGACAATGAGAAAG TTTACGAAAATGAAGATCAGCTGCTTTGGGACCCACAGTCCCTCCCTGAGAACAAAGTGGTGGAGTTTCTCGCAGAAGCCTCCAAGCGTACAGGCGAGGAGAAAGGAGTGGACGCCATTCCGGAAGGATCTCACATCAAGGACAACGAGCAG GCCCTTTATGAACTGGTGAAATGCAATTTTGATACAGATGAAGCCTTAAGGCAACTGCGGTTCAGCGTAAAAGCTGCCAGAG AACTGTCAGTTTGGACTGAGGAAGAGTGTCGGAATTTTGAACAAGGATTAAGAGCTTACGGGAAGGATTTTCATTTAATACAAGCAAACAAG GTGAGAACTAGGTCTGTTGGAGAATGTGTGGCCTTTTATTACATGTGGAAGAAATCTGAGCGTTATGATTTCTTTGCACAGCAAACCAGAATTGGCAAAAGGAAATACAATCTTCACCCAGGTGTTAC GGATTACATGGAGCGGCTGCTGGACGAGACCGAGAGCACGGCTTCCAGTTACGCCGCCTCTCCCCCTCAGACCTCGTCCACCTCGGACCGAGACGACAGCTGCTTCCAGAACG GTACGAGTCATGAGACTGGAGATGACCGGAGCGGCGGCCCAGACGGGGTCAGGGACGAGGAGGCGCAGAAGAACGGCCCCACTCACGGCCAAGAACATTGCTCCTCGGACAAAGACACCAACGGCTGCTGCAGCGAGGACTCTCAGAACCACAGCAAATCTGGGTTTGAGGAGAACCACCGTGCCGGTTCCTATGAGGATGCTGGGCCTGAGAACCCTGTCAAAAAACGCAGGACGGACAGCAGCTCCCAGGGGGGCCCTGATCCCAACATGAGCAAGGCTGAGGATCACTGA
- the LOC125709280 gene encoding mesoderm induction early response protein 1-like isoform X3, translated as MAEPSFGSSSPAGGSAASDDQEFDPTAEMLVHDFDDERTLDEEEMLEEETNISTEIDDLAREGEMPIQELLNMYGYGSGGSPEVAEEEDDEREEEAEEYADDVTDENSRSTGDLNRLSGERAKDMSVQEDEIQSSNGERTPFVSSHAELIRPRRCKYFESNEDESEDDEDYVPSEDWKKEIMVGSMYQAETPSGLCKYRDNEKVYENEDQLLWDPQSLPENKVVEFLAEASKRTGEEKGVDAIPEGSHIKDNEQALYELVKCNFDTDEALRQLRFSVKAAREELSVWTEEECRNFEQGLRAYGKDFHLIQANKQTRIGKRKYNLHPGVTDYMERLLDETESTASSYAASPPQTSSTSDRDDSCFQNGTSHETGDDRSGGPDGVRDEEAQKNGPTHGQEHCSSDKDTNGCCSEDSQNHSKSGFEENHRAGSYEDAGPENPVKKRRTDSSSQGGPDPNMSKAEDH; from the exons ATGGCGGAG cCCTCCTTTGGGAGTTCAAGCCCAGCAG GAGGTTCTGCTGCCTCAGATGACCAAGAGTTTGATCCCACCGCGGAGATGCTTGTCCATGACTTTGACGATGAAAGGACCTTGGATGAAGAGGAGATGCTGGAAGAAGAAACCAATATTAGCACTGAAATTGATGACCTTGCCCGT GAGGGTGAAATGCCAATACAGGAGCTATTGAACATGTACGGATATGGGAGCGGCGGGTCGCCTGAGGTGGCcgaggaagaggatgatgagagggaggaggaagcagaggagtACGCGGATGACGTGACGGACGAGAACAGCAGGAGCACGGGGGACCTGAACCGGCTCTCG GGTGAGCGGGCAAAGGACATGTCGGTCCAAGAGGACGAGATCCAGTCCTCGAATGGCGAACGGACCCCATTTGTCTCCTCGCATGCGGAGCTGATCCGTCCACGGAGGTGCAAGTACTTCGAAA GCAATGAAGACGAATCGGAGGATGACGAAGATTACGTTCCCTCTGAGGACTGGAAAAAG GAGATCATGGTGGGATCCATGTACCAGGCTGAAACACCTTCTGGGCTTTGCAAATATAGAGACAATGAGAAAG TTTACGAAAATGAAGATCAGCTGCTTTGGGACCCACAGTCCCTCCCTGAGAACAAAGTGGTGGAGTTTCTCGCAGAAGCCTCCAAGCGTACAGGCGAGGAGAAAGGAGTGGACGCCATTCCGGAAGGATCTCACATCAAGGACAACGAGCAG GCCCTTTATGAACTGGTGAAATGCAATTTTGATACAGATGAAGCCTTAAGGCAACTGCGGTTCAGCGTAAAAGCTGCCAGAG AAGAACTGTCAGTTTGGACTGAGGAAGAGTGTCGGAATTTTGAACAAGGATTAAGAGCTTACGGGAAGGATTTTCATTTAATACAAGCAAACAAG CAAACCAGAATTGGCAAAAGGAAATACAATCTTCACCCAGGTGTTAC GGATTACATGGAGCGGCTGCTGGACGAGACCGAGAGCACGGCTTCCAGTTACGCCGCCTCTCCCCCTCAGACCTCGTCCACCTCGGACCGAGACGACAGCTGCTTCCAGAACG GTACGAGTCATGAGACTGGAGATGACCGGAGCGGCGGCCCAGACGGGGTCAGGGACGAGGAGGCGCAGAAGAACGGCCCCACTCACGGCCAAGAACATTGCTCCTCGGACAAAGACACCAACGGCTGCTGCAGCGAGGACTCTCAGAACCACAGCAAATCTGGGTTTGAGGAGAACCACCGTGCCGGTTCCTATGAGGATGCTGGGCCTGAGAACCCTGTCAAAAAACGCAGGACGGACAGCAGCTCCCAGGGGGGCCCTGATCCCAACATGAGCAAGGCTGAGGATCACTGA
- the LOC125709280 gene encoding mesoderm induction early response protein 1-like isoform X1: protein MAEPSFGSSSPAGGSAASDDQEFDPTAEMLVHDFDDERTLDEEEMLEEETNISTEIDDLAREGEMPIQELLNMYGYGSGGSPEVAEEEDDEREEEAEEYADDVTDENSRSTGDLNRLSGERAKDMSVQEDEIQSSNGERTPFVSSHAELIRPRRCKYFESNEDESEDDEDYVPSEDWKKEIMVGSMYQAETPSGLCKYRDNEKVYENEDQLLWDPQSLPENKVVEFLAEASKRTGEEKGVDAIPEGSHIKDNEQALYELVKCNFDTDEALRQLRFSVKAAREELSVWTEEECRNFEQGLRAYGKDFHLIQANKVRTRSVGECVAFYYMWKKSERYDFFAQQTRIGKRKYNLHPGVTDYMERLLDETESTASSYAASPPQTSSTSDRDDSCFQNGTSHETGDDRSGGPDGVRDEEAQKNGPTHGQEHCSSDKDTNGCCSEDSQNHSKSGFEENHRAGSYEDAGPENPVKKRRTDSSSQGGPDPNMSKAEDH from the exons ATGGCGGAG cCCTCCTTTGGGAGTTCAAGCCCAGCAG GAGGTTCTGCTGCCTCAGATGACCAAGAGTTTGATCCCACCGCGGAGATGCTTGTCCATGACTTTGACGATGAAAGGACCTTGGATGAAGAGGAGATGCTGGAAGAAGAAACCAATATTAGCACTGAAATTGATGACCTTGCCCGT GAGGGTGAAATGCCAATACAGGAGCTATTGAACATGTACGGATATGGGAGCGGCGGGTCGCCTGAGGTGGCcgaggaagaggatgatgagagggaggaggaagcagaggagtACGCGGATGACGTGACGGACGAGAACAGCAGGAGCACGGGGGACCTGAACCGGCTCTCG GGTGAGCGGGCAAAGGACATGTCGGTCCAAGAGGACGAGATCCAGTCCTCGAATGGCGAACGGACCCCATTTGTCTCCTCGCATGCGGAGCTGATCCGTCCACGGAGGTGCAAGTACTTCGAAA GCAATGAAGACGAATCGGAGGATGACGAAGATTACGTTCCCTCTGAGGACTGGAAAAAG GAGATCATGGTGGGATCCATGTACCAGGCTGAAACACCTTCTGGGCTTTGCAAATATAGAGACAATGAGAAAG TTTACGAAAATGAAGATCAGCTGCTTTGGGACCCACAGTCCCTCCCTGAGAACAAAGTGGTGGAGTTTCTCGCAGAAGCCTCCAAGCGTACAGGCGAGGAGAAAGGAGTGGACGCCATTCCGGAAGGATCTCACATCAAGGACAACGAGCAG GCCCTTTATGAACTGGTGAAATGCAATTTTGATACAGATGAAGCCTTAAGGCAACTGCGGTTCAGCGTAAAAGCTGCCAGAG AAGAACTGTCAGTTTGGACTGAGGAAGAGTGTCGGAATTTTGAACAAGGATTAAGAGCTTACGGGAAGGATTTTCATTTAATACAAGCAAACAAG GTGAGAACTAGGTCTGTTGGAGAATGTGTGGCCTTTTATTACATGTGGAAGAAATCTGAGCGTTATGATTTCTTTGCACAGCAAACCAGAATTGGCAAAAGGAAATACAATCTTCACCCAGGTGTTAC GGATTACATGGAGCGGCTGCTGGACGAGACCGAGAGCACGGCTTCCAGTTACGCCGCCTCTCCCCCTCAGACCTCGTCCACCTCGGACCGAGACGACAGCTGCTTCCAGAACG GTACGAGTCATGAGACTGGAGATGACCGGAGCGGCGGCCCAGACGGGGTCAGGGACGAGGAGGCGCAGAAGAACGGCCCCACTCACGGCCAAGAACATTGCTCCTCGGACAAAGACACCAACGGCTGCTGCAGCGAGGACTCTCAGAACCACAGCAAATCTGGGTTTGAGGAGAACCACCGTGCCGGTTCCTATGAGGATGCTGGGCCTGAGAACCCTGTCAAAAAACGCAGGACGGACAGCAGCTCCCAGGGGGGCCCTGATCCCAACATGAGCAAGGCTGAGGATCACTGA